The Coffea arabica cultivar ET-39 chromosome 3c, Coffea Arabica ET-39 HiFi, whole genome shotgun sequence genome contains a region encoding:
- the LOC113735820 gene encoding uncharacterized protein, with protein MASVFISWYFTSASSAKNHIRVFMPIVVCWFLWVARNQERFQGVRWVVDKIIQDVDYFWEQLGRANKLRRSHFTGDVDCELVQWIKSPSRRRAPCAIAWVKPPLGVLKFNLDASVFQGRATGGGLLRDCQGKLIFAFYKEFGEQDVLGAECMALLFGLQLCLQKGLRPSLVEVDSKALVQLVVSGAIAKWPLCNSLRKVRGLLKDFSASISHVFREANVPADRLAAVGATGAQVYEHDLQLPAMVRAAILLDSRGVPGLHWINEGG; from the coding sequence ATGGCGTCGGTTTTTATCTCTTGGTACTTCACTTCAGCTTCATCGGCGAAAAACCATATTCGGGTTTTTATGCCAATAGTGGTGTGCTGGTTTCTTTGGGTAGCTAGGAACCAGGAGCGCTTTCAGGGAGTGCGGTGGGTGGTTGACAAGATAATCCAAGATGTGGATTATTTTTGGGAGCAGCTTGGGAGGGCAAATAAGCTTCGTCGGTCGCATTTCACGGGGGATGTGGATTGTGAGTTGGTACAATGGATCAAGTCTCCTTCTAGGAGAAGGGCCCCGTGTGCGATTGCCTGGGTCAAACCGCCACTTGGTGTGCTGAAATTTAACTTGGACGCCAGTGTGTTTCAAGGTAGGGCCACGGGTGGTGGTCTGCTGCGTGATTGTCAGGGGAAATTGATTTTTGCTTTCTACAAGGAGTTCGGGGAACAGGATGTGTTAGGGGCGGAGTGTATGGCATTACTGTTTGGTCTGCAGTTGTGTTTACAAAAGGGGCTGCGTCCTTCGTTGGTAGAGGTGGACTCCAAGGCTTTGGTGCAGTTGGTTGTTTCTGGGGCGATTGCTAAGTGGCCTTTGTGTAACAGTTTGAGGAAAGTTAGAGGTCTCCTGAAGGACTTCTCTGCTTCCATTTCACATGTTTTCCGTGAGGCCAACGTACCTGCAGACAGGTTAGCAGCGGTTGGGGCAACTGGCGCTCAGGTTTATGAGCATGACCTCCAGCTGCCGGCGATGGTTAGGGCTGCTATTCTCCTTGACTCACGTGGGGTGCCGGGTTTGCATTGGATAAATGAAGGTGGTTAG